One part of the Mycobacterium marinum genome encodes these proteins:
- a CDS encoding virulence factor Mce family protein — protein MRARLIRDAIRLGTFLLVCFLGVIGLFAVFGQLRFGEKTSTYKAEFSNVTGLEQNDFVRIAGVEVGQVKKVAIQPDTTALVEFTADSSVVLTQGSRAVIRYDDLIGGRYLALEEGAGSPKQLKPGDTIPMTHTSPALDLDALIGGFRPLLKALDPDQVNALSGQLIRALQGEGATINSFLAQTAALTTTLADRDQLIGDVIINLNVVLGSLGDQNKQFAKAVDALAELMEGLQARKEDITKGVAYTNAAASSIADLLSQARPPLAKTVQETDRASAIVLADHEYFDNLINTLPDAYQALSRQGIYGDFFSFYLCDVVLKLNGRGGQPVYVKVAGQPTGRCAPR, from the coding sequence ATGAGAGCCCGGCTCATCCGTGATGCGATCCGACTGGGCACCTTCTTGCTGGTCTGCTTCTTGGGCGTCATCGGCTTGTTCGCGGTCTTCGGGCAGCTGCGCTTCGGCGAGAAAACCAGCACCTACAAAGCCGAGTTCAGCAATGTGACCGGACTGGAGCAAAACGACTTCGTGCGCATCGCCGGTGTCGAGGTCGGACAAGTCAAAAAGGTTGCGATTCAGCCCGACACAACGGCGCTGGTCGAGTTCACGGCCGATAGTTCGGTGGTGCTGACCCAGGGCAGCCGGGCCGTGATCCGCTATGACGACCTGATCGGTGGCCGATACCTGGCACTCGAGGAAGGCGCCGGCAGCCCCAAACAGCTCAAGCCCGGTGACACGATTCCCATGACACACACCTCGCCCGCCCTGGACTTGGATGCGTTGATTGGCGGGTTCCGTCCGCTGCTGAAGGCGCTGGATCCCGACCAGGTCAATGCCCTGTCCGGCCAGTTGATTCGGGCGCTGCAGGGCGAAGGCGCGACGATCAACTCGTTTCTTGCCCAGACCGCCGCGTTGACGACGACGCTGGCCGATCGCGATCAGCTGATCGGGGATGTCATCATCAATCTGAATGTCGTGTTGGGTTCGCTCGGCGACCAAAACAAGCAATTCGCCAAAGCGGTCGACGCACTCGCCGAACTCATGGAAGGCCTGCAGGCCCGCAAGGAAGACATCACCAAGGGCGTGGCTTACACCAATGCCGCCGCCTCGAGCATCGCGGACCTGTTGTCGCAGGCACGCCCGCCACTGGCCAAGACCGTCCAGGAGACGGATCGCGCATCGGCAATTGTCTTGGCAGACCACGAATACTTCGACAATCTGATCAACACGCTGCCAGATGCCTATCAAGCGCTGTCGCGCCAAGGCATCTACGGTGACTTCTTCAGTTTCTATCTCTGCGATGTCGTGCTCAAGCTCAACGGCAGGGGTGGCCAGCCGGTGTACGTCAAGGTCGCCGGTCAGCCCACCGGGAGGTGCGCACCGCGGTGA
- a CDS encoding MCE family protein encodes MKSFAERNQIVVGAVGLAITIGIVVGSLQYDKLPFFQSGKQYSAYFADAGGLTTGVRVQVSGFRVGEVSSIELDGPRVLVKFTVDKHIRLGDHTEAAIKTRGLLGTKMLEVISRGDGQLQGTIPLDRTRSPYQLPDALGDLATTISGLNTNQLSDSLRVLADTFSDTPPQLRVAIEGVARFSQTLDERDAQLRGLLTNANKATTVLAERSNQVVSLIANTNALLAELTTQRAALDHISGNIAALGQQLHGLIAENEATMRPALDKLNGVLTILDNRKERLQKAIKLLDDYTMSLGESVSSGPFFKTYVANLAPGQFVQPFIDAAFSDLGLDPNVLLPSQRTDPPIGQPGTPPLPLPFPRTGQGGEPHLKLPDAITGNPDDPRYPYREPLPAPPPGGPPPGPPAPAPPELASIPQPTPSSVLVPAPGEVSAPQTAGAGR; translated from the coding sequence GTGAAATCCTTCGCTGAACGCAACCAGATCGTCGTCGGTGCAGTGGGATTGGCGATCACCATCGGCATCGTGGTCGGATCGCTGCAGTACGACAAGCTGCCGTTCTTCCAATCCGGCAAGCAGTACTCCGCCTACTTCGCTGATGCGGGTGGGCTGACAACCGGCGTGCGCGTGCAAGTTTCGGGATTCCGGGTGGGTGAGGTCTCGTCCATCGAGTTGGACGGACCGCGGGTGCTGGTCAAGTTCACTGTCGACAAGCACATCCGCCTCGGCGACCATACCGAGGCGGCGATCAAGACGCGGGGCCTGCTGGGCACGAAGATGCTCGAGGTCATCTCCCGCGGGGACGGCCAGCTGCAGGGCACGATTCCGCTCGACCGCACCCGGTCGCCGTACCAACTACCCGACGCGCTGGGTGACCTGGCCACCACGATCAGCGGCCTGAACACCAACCAGCTATCGGACTCGCTGCGGGTACTGGCGGACACCTTTTCCGACACCCCGCCACAACTACGCGTCGCGATCGAGGGAGTGGCACGCTTCTCGCAGACCCTCGACGAGCGCGACGCGCAGCTGCGCGGTCTGCTCACCAACGCCAACAAGGCCACGACCGTGCTGGCCGAGCGCAGCAACCAAGTCGTCAGCCTGATCGCCAACACCAACGCGCTGCTGGCCGAGCTGACAACCCAACGCGCCGCCCTGGATCACATCTCCGGCAACATCGCCGCACTCGGTCAACAACTGCATGGGTTGATCGCAGAGAACGAGGCCACGATGCGACCCGCGCTCGACAAACTCAACGGCGTACTGACCATCCTGGACAACCGCAAGGAACGGCTGCAGAAGGCGATCAAACTGCTCGACGACTACACGATGTCGCTGGGTGAATCGGTGTCCTCCGGCCCGTTCTTCAAGACCTACGTCGCCAACCTGGCGCCGGGACAATTCGTGCAGCCATTCATCGACGCGGCATTCTCCGACCTCGGCCTGGATCCCAATGTGCTGCTCCCGTCGCAACGCACCGACCCGCCGATCGGCCAGCCGGGCACACCGCCGCTGCCGTTGCCCTTCCCGCGGACGGGCCAAGGCGGCGAACCACATCTGAAGCTTCCCGACGCGATCACCGGCAACCCCGATGACCCGCGGTATCCCTACCGCGAGCCGCTGCCCGCCCCACCCCCGGGCGGGCCACCACCGGGGCCGCCCGCACCGGCGCCTCCCGAGTTGGCTTCCATCCCGCAGCCAACGCCGTCATCGGTATTGGTGCCCGCGCCGGGCGAGGTCTCAGCACCCCAGACCGCGGGGGCCGGACGATGA
- a CDS encoding MCE family protein — protein MIRRTKTWLAVLLVGLLAAGVVVLLRTTEVVNRTNVVAYFENSNGVFTGDEVRILGVPVGKITSIEPQPESVKVSFWYDSKYKVPADAKAAILSPTLVTSRAIQLTPAYTGGPAMADNAVIPRQRTAVPVEWDDVRAQLAKLTKELQPTEPGGVSPLGSVINTAADNLRGEGANIRDTVIKLSQAFSALGDHSTDIFSTVKNLAILVSALQDSTNLMRQLNQNLATVTGLLANDPNEVANAVRNLGDTVGEVQRFVADNREALGTTSDKLAGVSQALNDSLDDVKQFLHVAPNTLQNYVNIWQPAQGAVSAVPMLNNFANPISFLCGAIQAASRLGYEQSAKLCVQYLAPIIKNRQYNFLPFGQNLFVGASARPNELTYSEDWLRPDYIPPQAIPPQAIPPQQAPPAAAPPAQAPPPAVGPPLPAEAPATPDPAAGLRGIMVPQGVGS, from the coding sequence ATGATCCGGCGCACCAAGACCTGGCTGGCCGTGCTGTTGGTCGGACTATTGGCCGCTGGAGTGGTGGTGCTGCTGCGAACCACCGAAGTGGTCAACCGCACCAATGTCGTCGCGTACTTCGAGAACAGCAACGGCGTCTTCACCGGGGACGAAGTTCGCATCCTTGGTGTGCCCGTCGGCAAGATCACCTCGATCGAACCGCAGCCCGAGTCGGTCAAGGTCTCATTCTGGTACGACAGCAAGTACAAAGTGCCGGCGGACGCGAAAGCCGCGATCCTGTCGCCGACCCTGGTGACCTCACGCGCGATTCAGCTCACCCCCGCCTACACCGGCGGGCCCGCGATGGCCGACAACGCGGTCATTCCACGCCAACGCACCGCCGTTCCGGTCGAGTGGGACGACGTCCGTGCGCAATTGGCGAAGCTGACCAAGGAGTTGCAGCCGACCGAGCCCGGCGGCGTCAGCCCCCTCGGGTCGGTGATCAATACCGCGGCAGACAACCTCCGCGGCGAGGGCGCCAACATCCGCGACACCGTGATCAAGTTGTCTCAGGCCTTTTCGGCCCTCGGCGACCACAGCACGGACATCTTCTCTACCGTGAAGAATCTCGCGATTCTGGTGTCGGCGCTGCAGGACAGCACCAACTTGATGCGCCAGCTGAACCAGAACCTGGCGACGGTGACCGGCCTGCTGGCCAACGACCCGAACGAGGTCGCCAACGCCGTGCGCAACCTGGGCGACACGGTCGGTGAGGTGCAGCGATTTGTGGCCGACAATCGCGAAGCCCTGGGCACCACATCGGACAAGCTGGCGGGGGTCAGCCAGGCTTTGAACGATAGCCTCGACGACGTCAAACAGTTCCTGCACGTGGCGCCCAACACCTTGCAGAACTATGTGAACATCTGGCAGCCGGCCCAGGGCGCGGTGAGTGCCGTGCCGATGCTCAACAACTTCGCCAATCCGATTTCCTTCCTGTGCGGCGCCATTCAGGCCGCATCGCGACTGGGCTATGAACAGTCCGCGAAGCTATGCGTGCAATACCTGGCACCGATAATCAAGAACCGTCAGTACAACTTCCTGCCCTTTGGCCAGAACCTCTTCGTCGGCGCCAGTGCGCGACCCAATGAGCTGACCTACAGCGAAGACTGGCTACGCCCGGATTACATTCCACCGCAAGCCATTCCACCGCAAGCCATTCCGCCGCAGCAAGCACCGCCGGCCGCGGCGCCTCCGGCGCAAGCACCGCCGCCCGCCGTGGGCCCCCCGCTGCCGGCCGAAGCGCCCGCCACACCCGATCCGGCTGCCGGCCTTCGCGGGATCATGGTGCCCCAAGGGGTGGGCTCATGA
- a CDS encoding virulence factor Mce family protein — MMWARWTTRIRIAAGIAALAVAVSGCSGWRGLNSLPLPGVQGGGPGSFTIQAQMPDVDNIEPNSRVRVGDVNVGTVTKIERQGWHALVTMKLNGNVELPANATATLGQTSLLGSLHIELAPPTDVPPEGNLREGSLIPLSSSKAYPSTEQALAATAMLLNGGGIGDIYDITEALSTAFTGRENDLRSLIEQLDEAIGHLDDQKGDIIAAAESLNNLMAQLAAQRPVLDKALRTIPDALAVLKNERENLADALTQLGRFSALAADSVNQTKDALVQELKDLGPTLESLANAGPALTRALSFLPTYPFPKETLTNWMRGDYANLTLIIDMTLSRIDAGFFTGTRWEGDLTELELQWGRTIGQMPSPYTVGNPLIVPYRWDQGP, encoded by the coding sequence ATGATGTGGGCCAGGTGGACCACGCGGATACGCATCGCGGCGGGAATCGCCGCCCTAGCGGTAGCCGTGTCGGGCTGCAGTGGCTGGCGCGGCCTGAACTCGCTTCCGCTGCCAGGTGTTCAGGGCGGCGGACCCGGCTCGTTCACCATCCAGGCTCAGATGCCCGACGTCGACAACATCGAGCCGAATTCGCGCGTCCGGGTGGGTGACGTCAATGTCGGTACCGTCACCAAGATCGAGCGCCAGGGCTGGCATGCGCTGGTCACGATGAAACTCAACGGCAATGTCGAGCTGCCGGCAAATGCCACCGCCACACTCGGTCAGACCAGCTTGCTGGGGTCGCTGCATATCGAGCTGGCACCGCCCACCGACGTGCCGCCTGAGGGCAACCTACGCGAGGGCTCGTTGATCCCGTTGTCCTCATCGAAGGCATATCCGAGCACCGAACAGGCACTCGCCGCAACGGCGATGCTGCTCAATGGCGGCGGGATCGGGGACATCTACGACATCACCGAAGCCCTGAGCACCGCCTTCACCGGACGCGAGAACGACTTGCGCAGCCTGATCGAGCAGCTCGACGAGGCCATCGGACACCTCGACGACCAAAAAGGCGACATCATCGCCGCTGCCGAGAGCCTGAACAACCTGATGGCTCAGCTCGCCGCACAAAGGCCGGTACTGGACAAGGCGTTGCGGACGATTCCGGATGCACTCGCCGTGCTCAAGAACGAGCGCGAGAACCTGGCCGATGCACTCACCCAGCTGGGCAGGTTCAGCGCGCTGGCCGCCGACTCGGTCAACCAGACCAAGGACGCGCTTGTGCAGGAGCTCAAAGATCTTGGGCCGACGCTGGAGTCACTGGCCAACGCGGGTCCGGCGCTAACGCGCGCGCTGAGCTTCCTACCCACCTACCCATTTCCCAAGGAGACGCTGACCAACTGGATGCGCGGCGACTACGCCAACCTGACCCTCATCATCGATATGACGTTGAGCCGTATCGACGCCGGATTCTTCACCGGAACGCGATGGGAAGGCGACTTGACCGAGCTCGAGCTGCAGTGGGGCCGCACCATCGGGCAGATGCCCAGCCCCTACACCGTGGGTAACCCGTTGATCGTTCCGTACCGATGGGACCAGGGGCCGTGA